One genomic segment of Pseudobdellovibrionaceae bacterium includes these proteins:
- a CDS encoding FecR domain-containing protein, which produces MALVGLLFLLYDDSLLMDSLSERDITPIGQVVPITNDVRHKQNQDFQWRNVRRTRILGWGDGVFTGAKSSARVELNDGSEITLQENSLVVFVPGQKDLTLDLKFGSVKSQIADNSSLMIQVDGETLSLNGQNAVVEIGKKAGEDVAIKVVSGELNIEDKNKTKQRVLAGETAGVKPTPTPKPTPKPTPVATPPPTPTPTPTPVPTPTPTPTPELPAQVGIEWTQPRNRSQYQISLDADGNPSEKARVQFNWVIPANNPVKGVGYDIQVAKDPAFKTPMVDHGIRKSQARFEFTTEGKYYARVRVKLDPESDEAKTVKTPWSSPLEVQVKFREAPTLEAPVLAKPQQVIDGDAQKSAELQWSRVKGAKNYRIEFSKSATFGPDVEKQDLDDNKLNFRPNQGGQVYYRVRGLTKDGKPGLPSMVGSVETSISTPVLKPIDSVKTLGQRPNDPPSQVELKMLWSKVTIAQGYEVNISPNADFRDPITFNTKATKGALKVTKPGTYHVRVRALNGVSEPISPYSNVEQFIYEYKIPLGSPVLKEPMNNVTLFFQDKDTVYYMGWTKVREATRYQVEVSTDEAFKRPLISVRTDDLRYLVRQAMPAGKLYWRVKAENDERESHWSEVRSLTIFNGRKAEGNGN; this is translated from the coding sequence TTGGCTCTCGTCGGATTGCTTTTTCTTTTGTACGACGATTCGCTGTTGATGGATTCACTCAGTGAACGTGACATCACTCCCATCGGACAAGTCGTTCCCATCACGAACGACGTTCGTCACAAGCAGAATCAAGATTTCCAATGGCGCAACGTACGACGCACGAGAATTCTGGGCTGGGGCGACGGCGTATTCACGGGCGCGAAATCTTCGGCGCGGGTTGAGCTGAACGACGGAAGCGAAATCACGCTGCAGGAAAACTCGCTCGTGGTCTTCGTGCCGGGACAGAAAGATCTGACCCTGGATCTGAAATTCGGTAGCGTGAAATCGCAGATCGCCGACAACAGCTCCCTCATGATTCAAGTCGATGGGGAAACGCTGAGCCTGAACGGTCAGAACGCGGTCGTCGAAATCGGCAAGAAGGCCGGTGAAGACGTCGCGATCAAAGTCGTCTCGGGTGAACTGAACATCGAAGACAAAAACAAAACCAAACAGCGCGTCTTGGCCGGCGAAACCGCGGGCGTGAAACCGACACCCACGCCCAAGCCGACCCCGAAACCGACTCCGGTCGCGACGCCGCCCCCTACGCCCACTCCGACTCCCACACCGGTCCCGACGCCGACACCCACCCCCACACCGGAACTGCCCGCGCAAGTCGGTATCGAGTGGACCCAACCGCGCAACCGTTCGCAGTACCAGATCAGCCTCGATGCGGACGGGAATCCCTCGGAAAAAGCGCGCGTGCAATTCAACTGGGTCATCCCCGCGAACAATCCCGTCAAGGGCGTCGGCTACGACATTCAGGTCGCGAAAGATCCCGCCTTCAAAACACCGATGGTCGATCATGGCATTCGCAAGTCGCAGGCCCGCTTCGAGTTCACGACCGAAGGAAAATACTACGCGCGCGTCCGGGTGAAACTGGATCCCGAATCCGACGAGGCAAAAACCGTAAAGACACCTTGGAGTTCACCGCTCGAGGTGCAGGTGAAGTTCCGCGAGGCCCCGACACTCGAGGCCCCCGTGCTCGCCAAACCGCAACAGGTCATCGACGGTGACGCGCAGAAGTCCGCGGAGCTGCAGTGGTCGCGCGTCAAGGGCGCGAAAAATTACCGCATTGAATTTTCGAAGAGCGCGACCTTCGGTCCCGACGTCGAGAAACAAGATCTCGATGACAACAAACTCAACTTCCGCCCGAATCAAGGCGGTCAAGTCTACTACCGCGTGCGCGGCTTGACGAAGGACGGGAAACCCGGTCTGCCGTCGATGGTGGGCTCGGTCGAAACCAGCATCTCGACACCCGTGCTGAAACCGATCGACAGCGTCAAGACGTTGGGTCAACGCCCGAACGATCCGCCGTCGCAGGTCGAACTCAAGATGCTGTGGTCGAAAGTCACGATCGCCCAGGGCTACGAAGTGAACATCTCGCCGAACGCGGATTTCCGCGACCCGATCACGTTCAACACGAAGGCGACCAAGGGCGCGCTCAAGGTCACCAAACCCGGAACTTACCATGTTCGGGTGCGCGCCCTGAACGGTGTCTCGGAACCGATCAGCCCATACTCGAACGTCGAGCAGTTCATCTATGAATATAAGATTCCGCTCGGTTCGCCGGTTTTGAAGGAACCGATGAACAATGTGACACTTTTCTTCCAGGACAAAGACACCGTCTATTATATGGGGTGGACGAAAGTCCGCGAAGCCACCCGCTATCAGGTCGAAGTGTCCACGGACGAGGCGTTCAAACGACCGCTCATTTCAGTCCGGACCGACGATCTCCGATATTTAGTAAGACAAGCGATGCCCGCCGGTAAACTCTATTGGCGCGTCAAAGCGGAAAACGACGAACGCGAATCGCATTGGAGCGAGGTGCGTTCGCTCACCATTTTCAACGGTCGTAAGGCCGAAGGAAACGGCAACTGA
- a CDS encoding PAS domain-containing protein yields MDLKIFDTLLEPTFVLDQEGRVRYCNEPAALICDQSVRKLMRSRPYIKELFRFTENIEALNDITQVQDASPYQETSFEMDGGKTGRVQLTLQPLPPDPEDGSPRWLVFFRDVTLEETLQRKYRAELEKKEHVIQALEEAQKKLEDYSRNLEKMVAERTAQLSAINSQMKALLDSLGQGFLIFDRQGRCLEIASKACEHIFETDPRGKSIHEVLRQSENETKAFQRWMATAFAEMLPFEDLAPLAPPKYAHSGYRSIDLGYFPLRTEGGAIEGLVLVGTDVTDLVRAQKQAELDRAQSKMVLELVKNRRQVLGFIREAEAIIGEIHEQLEAPEPAYDVTFRALHTLKGGAASFSVQDLVDRIHEGEEILGHWHESPSAENLSPLHRQVGLIDESFRQFLANTDAILGSRGEAGGATREVRIEELRKFYDGLKTPVMRTRFFEGFLTEKSAQVFAHFNDTVQSAASQLGKVVLPLSIDTPDFAFWPEPYQRLIASLVHAFRNAVDHGIETPDVREQRGKNPAGRISLTLEKNGERLLLRIQDDGNGIDPSKIRDRLAKKGFDTSVESDAQVIQHVFDSEFSTRDQVTALSGRGVGMDAIKHTANELGGRAWVTSVPGQGTACMVDVPWLTDVPAFLKVA; encoded by the coding sequence ATGGATCTGAAGATTTTCGATACGCTGCTCGAACCCACGTTCGTCCTCGATCAAGAGGGCCGGGTTCGCTATTGCAATGAGCCCGCAGCGCTCATTTGCGATCAAAGCGTGCGGAAACTCATGCGCTCCCGTCCTTATATTAAGGAGCTTTTCCGCTTCACGGAAAACATCGAGGCGCTGAACGACATCACCCAGGTCCAGGACGCCTCGCCCTACCAGGAAACCTCATTCGAAATGGACGGCGGCAAAACCGGTCGCGTGCAGCTGACATTGCAACCCCTGCCGCCCGATCCCGAAGACGGATCGCCCCGGTGGCTGGTGTTTTTCCGTGACGTGACTCTTGAAGAAACGCTCCAGCGCAAATACCGCGCGGAACTCGAGAAAAAAGAGCACGTCATCCAAGCGCTCGAAGAGGCGCAGAAAAAACTCGAAGACTACTCTCGCAACTTGGAAAAGATGGTCGCCGAGCGCACCGCGCAGTTGAGCGCGATCAACTCGCAAATGAAGGCGCTGCTCGACAGTTTGGGTCAGGGTTTCCTGATCTTCGATCGACAAGGGCGCTGCCTGGAAATCGCCTCCAAAGCCTGCGAACACATTTTTGAAACCGATCCGCGCGGCAAAAGCATCCACGAGGTGCTGCGCCAATCCGAAAACGAAACGAAAGCCTTCCAGCGTTGGATGGCGACCGCTTTCGCCGAAATGCTCCCGTTCGAAGACCTGGCCCCGCTGGCCCCTCCCAAATATGCGCACAGCGGTTACCGGTCGATCGATCTGGGGTATTTCCCGTTGCGCACCGAAGGCGGCGCGATCGAAGGTTTGGTCCTCGTCGGCACCGACGTGACCGATCTGGTCCGCGCGCAAAAGCAAGCCGAGTTGGACCGCGCGCAATCGAAGATGGTCCTCGAACTCGTGAAAAACCGCCGCCAGGTTCTGGGCTTCATCCGTGAAGCGGAAGCGATCATCGGCGAAATTCATGAACAACTCGAAGCCCCCGAGCCCGCGTATGACGTCACCTTCCGCGCCCTCCACACGCTGAAGGGCGGCGCCGCGAGCTTCTCGGTGCAGGATCTGGTCGACCGGATTCACGAAGGCGAAGAGATCTTGGGGCACTGGCACGAAAGCCCCTCGGCCGAAAATCTATCGCCCTTGCATCGCCAAGTGGGCCTTATCGACGAAAGTTTCCGGCAATTCCTGGCGAATACCGACGCGATCCTGGGTTCGCGCGGCGAGGCCGGCGGCGCGACCCGCGAAGTGCGGATCGAAGAGCTGCGTAAATTCTATGACGGGCTCAAAACCCCCGTGATGCGCACCCGCTTCTTCGAAGGCTTTCTGACCGAAAAATCGGCGCAAGTTTTCGCGCATTTCAACGACACCGTGCAGAGCGCGGCTTCGCAGCTGGGGAAAGTCGTCCTGCCGCTTTCGATCGACACGCCCGACTTCGCTTTCTGGCCGGAGCCCTACCAACGCTTGATCGCAAGCCTCGTGCACGCGTTCCGCAACGCCGTCGATCACGGCATCGAAACGCCCGACGTGCGCGAGCAACGGGGCAAAAACCCGGCGGGACGTATTTCACTCACGCTCGAAAAGAACGGTGAACGTCTGCTCTTGCGCATTCAAGATGACGGTAACGGCATCGATCCGTCGAAAATCCGCGACCGCTTGGCCAAAAAAGGTTTCGACACCAGCGTCGAATCCGACGCGCAGGTCATCCAACACGTTTTCGATTCCGAGTTTTCGACACGGGATCAAGTGACGGCCCTTTCGGGACGTGGCGTGGGTATGGATGCGATCAAACACACCGCGAACGAACTGGGCGGTCGGGCGTGGGTTACCTCGGTCCCCGGACAAGGCACCGCGTGTATGGTCGACGTTCCGTGGCTGACGGACGTTCCCGCTTTCCTTAAAGTCGCATAA
- a CDS encoding response regulator codes for MFPPTTKVLVVDDMPTIRDLVKNQLKALGFKNIVEASDGEAGLNLVMNAASVGLPIELIVSDWNMPKMTGLEFLRQVRASESLGKTPFILLTSESERDQVTEAILAGVSQYIVKPFAAKSFEEKLRAVWAKVAAAK; via the coding sequence ATGTTCCCACCGACCACGAAGGTTCTTGTCGTTGACGATATGCCCACCATCCGCGATTTGGTGAAAAACCAGCTCAAAGCGCTGGGTTTCAAAAATATCGTCGAGGCGTCGGACGGGGAAGCGGGGCTGAATCTGGTGATGAACGCCGCGTCCGTGGGACTGCCGATCGAGCTCATCGTGTCGGATTGGAATATGCCCAAGATGACCGGCCTCGAGTTTCTGCGCCAAGTCCGCGCGAGTGAGTCTCTTGGCAAAACCCCTTTCATTCTTCTGACCTCGGAATCCGAGCGCGATCAGGTCACCGAAGCGATTCTCGCCGGTGTCAGCCAGTACATCGTGAAGCCGTTCGCGGCGAAATCTTTTGAAGAAAAACTTCGCGCCGTGTGGGCGAAGGTTGCCGCCGCAAAATAG
- a CDS encoding ChaN family lipoprotein: MPLIRAIASILIILLGFVAHAQELKDGQNLRPQTLQDVADRVAPGTILVLGEAHDNAVHSAQHVALLQELRGRGLKVSVGMEFLEYPAQDALDRYLRGELAEADFLKEAGWGGSNFAYYREQIRFSLGGEGWTYALNSPRVLSSKIARGGLESLSAEEYALLPPQFSRGNDGYFERFQNAMGGHGPKGDALERYFLAQSLWDDTMAWKALEALRRDPAQVLVIIVGEFHVQYGGGLPDRLRARGANAVVTLSQLNVEGASAEEIEEATRPTGVYGPRADFLWISRF, encoded by the coding sequence ATGCCCCTCATTCGCGCGATTGCCTCGATCTTGATCATCCTTTTGGGCTTCGTGGCCCACGCTCAAGAACTGAAAGACGGTCAAAACCTGCGGCCGCAGACCCTTCAAGATGTGGCGGACCGAGTGGCTCCGGGGACGATCCTCGTTCTGGGTGAGGCCCACGACAATGCGGTTCACAGCGCGCAGCATGTGGCGCTGCTGCAAGAGCTTCGCGGGCGCGGACTCAAAGTCAGCGTCGGGATGGAGTTCCTTGAATACCCGGCGCAAGACGCGCTCGACCGCTATCTGCGCGGGGAACTCGCGGAAGCGGATTTCTTGAAGGAGGCGGGGTGGGGCGGTTCGAATTTCGCCTACTACCGCGAGCAAATCCGCTTCTCTTTGGGCGGTGAGGGATGGACTTACGCGCTCAATTCGCCCCGCGTTCTCTCCTCCAAGATCGCGCGTGGGGGGCTGGAGTCGCTGAGTGCGGAAGAGTACGCGCTTTTACCGCCGCAGTTTTCGCGCGGGAATGACGGCTATTTCGAGCGCTTCCAAAACGCCATGGGCGGGCACGGTCCGAAGGGCGATGCCCTGGAGCGCTACTTTCTGGCGCAAAGCTTGTGGGACGACACGATGGCGTGGAAGGCGCTCGAAGCGCTTCGTCGCGATCCGGCGCAGGTGCTGGTCATCATCGTGGGCGAGTTTCACGTGCAGTACGGCGGTGGACTTCCGGATCGGCTGCGTGCGCGCGGCGCGAACGCGGTGGTCACGCTCTCGCAGTTGAATGTGGAAGGCGCCAGCGCCGAAGAGATCGAAGAGGCCACGCGCCCGACGGGAGTCTACGGTCCCCGCGCCGACTTCCTTTGGATCTCGCGTTTTTAG
- the rpmG gene encoding 50S ribosomal protein L33 — MAKKNARIIVTLECTEARGEGKPPSRYTTKKNRQKTPGRLEKKKYNPNLKRHTLHRETK; from the coding sequence ATGGCAAAAAAGAACGCACGTATCATCGTCACTTTGGAATGCACTGAAGCTCGCGGAGAGGGCAAACCCCCGTCGCGCTACACGACCAAGAAGAACCGTCAAAAGACTCCGGGTCGTCTTGAGAAAAAGAAGTACAATCCGAATCTGAAGCGTCACACTCTGCACCGCGAAACCAAGTAA
- a CDS encoding dCTP deaminase, whose amino-acid sequence MILTDQEILNSIEKGEIVISPFRRDCLGSNSYDVHLGAALARYENEVLDSKSHNTIKHFEIPPEGFVLQPHEFYLGVTEEYTETLKHVPFLEGKSSVGRLGIDIHATAGKGDVGFCNYWTLEISVKQPVRVYAGMPIGQLIYFEIKGEIINPYNKKPSAKYNEKKPIPVESMMYLNNLPTGWR is encoded by the coding sequence ATGATTCTCACGGATCAGGAAATTCTGAATTCTATCGAAAAAGGCGAGATCGTGATCTCGCCTTTTCGTCGTGATTGCCTCGGATCGAACTCCTATGACGTGCATTTGGGCGCGGCCCTGGCCCGTTACGAAAACGAAGTTCTCGACTCCAAATCGCACAACACGATCAAACACTTCGAGATCCCTCCCGAGGGTTTCGTGCTGCAACCCCATGAGTTTTACTTGGGCGTGACCGAGGAATACACCGAAACGCTGAAACACGTTCCTTTCCTCGAGGGAAAATCCTCGGTGGGCCGCTTGGGGATCGATATCCATGCGACCGCGGGCAAAGGCGACGTCGGTTTCTGCAACTATTGGACGCTGGAAATTTCGGTGAAGCAGCCCGTCCGCGTCTACGCGGGGATGCCGATCGGTCAGCTCATCTATTTCGAAATCAAAGGGGAGATCATCAATCCCTACAACAAAAAGCCCTCGGCCAAATACAACGAGAAGAAACCCATTCCCGTCGAGAGCATGATGTATCTGAATAACTTGCCGACGGGCTGGCGCTAG
- a CDS encoding DUF1338 domain-containing protein, producing the protein MSQPELKELLSKMWTDYCQLNPAAKRIHDLFVSEGEVVLNDHIALRTFNHPRLGIQQLARQFKAFGYVESPQDYVFTDKKLYARHYEHPDAELPKIFISELELEKMSPFVRDTLNSLAEQIPASFLERADVSMAGRPWKVTKAVYEQLAKESEYASWVAAHGFRPNHFTVNVNALRKLNDLPTLNEFLKKNGFKLNASGGEIKGTPAVFLEQSSTMASEIPVKFDDGEMMLPGCYYEFAKRYALPDGKLYQGFVAASADKIFESTNKIR; encoded by the coding sequence ATGAGCCAGCCTGAGCTGAAAGAATTACTGTCAAAAATGTGGACGGACTATTGCCAGCTGAACCCGGCGGCAAAGCGCATTCATGACCTCTTTGTGAGCGAGGGGGAAGTGGTGCTGAATGACCACATCGCGCTTCGCACTTTTAACCACCCCCGCCTGGGAATTCAGCAACTGGCGCGGCAGTTCAAGGCTTTCGGTTACGTTGAGAGCCCGCAAGACTACGTCTTCACCGATAAAAAACTCTACGCCCGTCACTACGAGCATCCGGATGCGGAGCTGCCGAAGATCTTCATCAGCGAGCTGGAGCTCGAAAAAATGTCGCCCTTCGTGCGCGACACTTTGAACTCCTTGGCCGAGCAGATTCCCGCGTCGTTCCTGGAGCGCGCGGACGTTTCGATGGCGGGCCGTCCCTGGAAAGTGACGAAGGCCGTCTACGAACAGCTGGCGAAAGAGAGCGAATATGCGAGCTGGGTCGCGGCCCACGGCTTCCGTCCGAATCACTTCACCGTGAACGTGAACGCGCTTCGCAAGCTGAACGATCTGCCGACCTTGAACGAGTTTTTGAAAAAGAACGGCTTCAAGCTGAACGCTTCGGGCGGCGAGATCAAAGGAACGCCGGCGGTGTTCTTGGAGCAAAGCTCCACGATGGCCTCCGAGATCCCGGTGAAATTCGACGATGGCGAGATGATGCTCCCGGGCTGCTACTATGAGTTCGCGAAGCGCTACGCGCTTCCCGACGGCAAGCTGTACCAGGGCTTCGTCGCGGCCTCGGCCGACAAGATCTTCGAGTCGACGAATAAGATCCGCTAG
- a CDS encoding HD-GYP domain-containing protein, with protein sequence MHPKNTLLSHGDIPDWAFSSTESILASLRAVDPTTFYHCLRVGEYARHLARAMGLPDYQQRLAQFSGLLHDVGKMGVDQAIIHKPGKLTELEYDAMKSHSVLSEEIIRPMAHHEFFQQVLPAVRGHHERMDGEGYPDKKIGDEIPLLSRLILVVDTLDAMTHDRAYRKGLPIDVVYRELIRCSGSQFDMNLVKVFLESHKHWQGESADRETLARVAPSVTNLKAA encoded by the coding sequence ATGCATCCGAAAAACACATTGTTGTCGCACGGGGATATTCCGGACTGGGCGTTCTCATCGACCGAGAGCATTCTCGCGTCCCTGCGCGCGGTGGACCCGACCACGTTCTACCACTGCCTGCGGGTCGGCGAATACGCACGTCACTTGGCGCGCGCCATGGGACTTCCCGATTATCAGCAGCGCCTGGCGCAGTTTTCGGGCCTTCTTCACGACGTGGGTAAAATGGGCGTCGATCAAGCGATCATCCACAAGCCCGGCAAACTCACCGAACTCGAATACGACGCGATGAAATCCCACTCGGTCCTCAGCGAAGAGATCATCCGCCCCATGGCGCACCACGAGTTCTTCCAGCAGGTGCTGCCCGCCGTGCGCGGCCACCACGAGAGAATGGACGGCGAGGGCTATCCCGACAAAAAAATCGGCGACGAAATCCCGCTTCTTTCGCGCCTGATCCTCGTCGTCGACACCCTCGATGCGATGACTCACGACCGCGCCTACCGCAAAGGCCTTCCCATCGACGTGGTTTACCGCGAACTCATCCGCTGCTCGGGCTCGCAGTTCGACATGAACCTCGTCAAAGTCTTCCTCGAAAGCCACAAGCACTGGCAGGGCGAAAGCGCCGACCGCGAGACGCTCGCGCGCGTGGCCCCGTCGGTCACGAACTTGAAGGCGGCCTAA
- a CDS encoding D-alanyl-D-alanine carboxypeptidase gives MGSKMATILGTLSVLLTVSALSPAQAASLRASCHLEDNANDRIEGVNVDDRYPIASVSKIMTAYWAVAKMGPQGRFPTRVSIRVVTNELADVHLTGSRDPYIGKWTLQYMVSELNRLGVTKIRNLTYDENFKFLIDTTGDVAHANFDNHEPGPDRVGSNLKKAFENIAGGYDGLKSRVSKLRKMSMPASIKMKVESISFLSKEDFNPSQYDSAFTYRSTVLLDILKEMNRNSNNYAANNIFEHLGGPEKFREFVKERLNLGTDSLRFVNGSGDSKTTESGKIYNEGTCRSVIKILQALRAELKKTGHGLHHVLAVAGRNAAGTKSTVDMYKNEETNGALIAKTGTVNPAITLAGMMVTEEGNLYFGYIYKTNGSGGDWRNARQKIKVAVTAMLKEHGGGDPISSVPEAFLAFDEGSKLTAVDRMN, from the coding sequence GTGGGCTCGAAAATGGCGACAATTTTGGGGACGCTGTCCGTCTTGTTGACAGTGTCCGCCCTGAGCCCCGCCCAGGCCGCCAGCCTGCGGGCCAGCTGCCACCTTGAGGACAACGCCAACGACCGGATCGAAGGCGTGAACGTGGATGACCGCTATCCGATCGCCTCGGTGTCGAAAATTATGACCGCTTACTGGGCCGTCGCGAAGATGGGACCCCAAGGACGCTTCCCCACACGCGTGTCCATCCGGGTCGTCACCAATGAACTGGCCGACGTGCATTTGACCGGTAGCCGCGATCCCTACATCGGCAAGTGGACCCTGCAATACATGGTCAGCGAGCTGAACCGTTTGGGCGTCACCAAAATCCGCAATTTGACCTACGACGAGAACTTCAAATTCCTGATCGACACCACAGGCGACGTCGCCCACGCCAATTTCGACAACCACGAGCCCGGTCCGGACCGCGTCGGCTCGAATCTGAAAAAGGCTTTTGAGAACATCGCGGGCGGTTACGACGGCCTGAAATCGCGCGTTTCGAAGCTGCGGAAGATGTCGATGCCCGCGTCCATCAAAATGAAGGTCGAATCGATCTCGTTCCTCTCGAAAGAGGACTTCAATCCCTCGCAATACGACTCGGCGTTCACTTACCGTTCGACGGTTCTGCTCGATATCTTGAAAGAGATGAATCGCAATTCCAACAACTACGCCGCGAACAATATTTTCGAGCATCTGGGCGGGCCGGAAAAATTCCGCGAGTTCGTGAAAGAACGCTTGAATCTGGGCACGGACTCTCTGCGGTTCGTTAACGGCTCGGGCGATTCCAAGACGACTGAAAGCGGGAAGATCTACAACGAAGGCACTTGCCGCTCGGTCATCAAGATCTTGCAGGCCCTGCGCGCGGAGCTGAAAAAAACCGGACATGGCCTGCACCACGTTCTGGCCGTTGCGGGACGTAACGCCGCCGGCACGAAAAGTACCGTCGACATGTACAAAAACGAAGAAACCAACGGCGCCCTGATCGCCAAAACCGGAACCGTGAATCCTGCGATCACCTTGGCCGGAATGATGGTCACCGAAGAGGGGAACCTCTACTTCGGTTACATCTACAAAACCAACGGCTCGGGCGGCGATTGGCGAAACGCGCGCCAGAAAATCAAAGTCGCGGTCACCGCGATGTTGAAAGAACACGGCGGCGGTGATCCAATAAGTTCCGTGCCGGAGGCCTTCCTCGCGTTCGATGAGGGCTCGAAATTGACCGCCGTCGATCGGATGAACTGA
- a CDS encoding phenol 2-monooxygenase, translating into MAVSPRVQYRARVQQIIDHTPTVRELVLTLTEPQEFTFKAGQFITLHVPNEPKPALRAYSIASTDAQKDGFRLLFKFIENGIASTYVWKLKGDEELLFTGPFGRVFFQEPPTEQIVFLNTGTGLSQHYSYVMSRKEKYPNLRYRLLFGVRTEKDMYYQPELEALKKELPDFQYEFVLSRPSESWTGKKGYVQDFISEYDYQNKPTTFYLCGNSAMIKDVKQRLIVNEGFDKTKIHVEAFD; encoded by the coding sequence ATGGCCGTCAGTCCTCGCGTCCAGTACCGCGCCCGCGTGCAGCAGATTATCGATCACACCCCGACCGTTCGTGAATTGGTGCTCACGCTGACCGAGCCGCAGGAATTCACGTTCAAAGCGGGTCAATTCATCACGCTGCACGTGCCGAACGAGCCCAAACCGGCCCTTCGTGCCTACTCGATCGCCTCGACCGACGCGCAGAAGGACGGCTTTCGTCTGCTTTTCAAATTCATCGAGAACGGCATCGCTTCGACCTATGTCTGGAAGTTAAAAGGTGATGAAGAGCTGCTGTTCACCGGACCTTTCGGCCGGGTTTTCTTCCAAGAACCGCCGACCGAGCAGATCGTTTTCTTAAATACGGGCACCGGGCTCTCTCAGCACTACAGCTACGTGATGTCGCGCAAAGAGAAATACCCGAACCTCCGCTACCGCTTGCTGTTCGGCGTGCGCACCGAAAAGGATATGTACTACCAGCCCGAACTCGAAGCGCTGAAAAAGGAACTTCCCGATTTCCAATACGAGTTCGTCCTCTCGCGCCCGTCCGAATCGTGGACCGGCAAGAAGGGCTACGTTCAGGATTTCATCTCGGAGTACGACTACCAAAACAAACCGACGACGTTCTACCTTTGCGGCAACTCCGCGATGATCAAGGACGTGAAACAGCGCCTGATCGTGAACGAAGGTTTCGACAAAACGAAAATCCATGTTGAAGCCTTTGATTGA
- a CDS encoding DMT family transporter: MLKPLIELTVAGALWGFAFTATMWTLAGLDAPGILIYRFLGAAFFGLVPLFLFARTREGLWQKIKDEGRIAWIPGIMLFATLALQTFGLLWTTATKSAFITTMYVIIVPIVSHFTRQDRTRPRHALWVFLALVGLALFQDLHWENWNFGDTLTVGAAFAAMAHILVLAKYAPLSKSPYILNLWQLFWTGALAIFLIPLGPRMDLGALNSLGIFGMVTLIFGSGLLAFYLQIRAQEKLPPNLVSLIFLLESPFSALFAFLLLGERFSGMQWAGGFLILAACAAAVISRESIKPEHATPFVAKAD; encoded by the coding sequence ATGTTGAAGCCTTTGATTGAGCTGACGGTCGCCGGCGCGCTGTGGGGCTTCGCCTTCACCGCGACGATGTGGACACTCGCGGGCCTGGATGCGCCCGGAATTCTGATCTACCGCTTTCTGGGCGCGGCCTTCTTCGGCCTCGTGCCGCTTTTTCTTTTCGCGCGCACGCGCGAGGGGCTCTGGCAAAAAATCAAGGACGAGGGCCGCATCGCCTGGATTCCCGGGATCATGCTGTTCGCGACCCTCGCGCTGCAAACCTTCGGTCTGCTGTGGACGACAGCGACGAAGTCCGCCTTCATCACCACGATGTACGTCATCATCGTCCCCATCGTTTCGCACTTCACCCGTCAGGACCGCACCCGCCCCCGGCACGCGCTGTGGGTCTTCCTGGCGCTGGTGGGTCTCGCTTTGTTTCAAGATCTGCACTGGGAGAACTGGAACTTCGGCGACACGCTGACGGTGGGAGCGGCCTTCGCGGCCATGGCCCACATTCTGGTTCTGGCGAAGTACGCCCCGCTTTCGAAGTCGCCCTATATTTTGAATCTGTGGCAGCTCTTCTGGACGGGAGCCCTCGCGATTTTCTTGATCCCGTTGGGACCCCGCATGGATCTGGGCGCGCTCAACTCACTAGGGATCTTCGGGATGGTGACGCTGATCTTCGGCTCGGGCCTGCTCGCCTTCTATTTGCAGATCCGCGCGCAGGAAAAACTTCCGCCGAACCTCGTGAGTTTGATTTTCCTGCTGGAGTCCCCCTTTTCGGCGCTCTTCGCCTTCCTCCTTTTGGGTGAGCGCTTCAGCGGAATGCAGTGGGCCGGGGGGTTTTTGATCCTCGCGGCCTGCGCGGCGGCGGTCATCTCGCGCGAGTCGATCAAGCCCGAACACGCCACGCCATTTGTGGCGAAAGCCGACTGA